In Dehalococcoidales bacterium, the following are encoded in one genomic region:
- the rpmC gene encoding 50S ribosomal protein L29, with product MKVDEIRALSSEELAKQLEAAHRELFDLRFRLETKQLVNHRQVRATRKNIARLQTIIRERELAQE from the coding sequence TTGAAAGTTGATGAAATTAGAGCCTTGAGCTCCGAAGAATTGGCGAAGCAGCTAGAAGCTGCTCATCGTGAGCTTTTTGACCTACGTTTTCGTCTGGAGACCAAGCAGCTGGTCAACCATCGTCAGGTACGGGCGACCAGGAAGAACATCGCCCGGCTGCAGACGATAATCAGAGAGAGGGAACTGGCTCAGGAGTAA